One segment of Hemitrygon akajei chromosome 15, sHemAka1.3, whole genome shotgun sequence DNA contains the following:
- the LOC140739251 gene encoding protocadherin-1-like isoform X5, giving the protein MRGRERRRERGWKRKRERGWKRNREKASGQRQAQREKKKQAKLPDPMLQAFALLLTHSLAELAAHLLTPMARPLAPSLRGLLLLLPLLVALYPVPGCVAQGSVKFTFPEEQPPNTLIGNPGETLGLERENRLFKLETGQPYLRVDETGGNLYTTETPIDREQMMCESPTECQLEFEISVTDTMYNAATVLVEGKISVQDINDNTPTFSSPVISISIPEHTPPGTLVNIPTASDRDAGTNGVAGYELLGNEGQGLFSLQVAEEHGEKLPQLIVTGSLDREQRDTYDLTVRVVDGGQPPRSSTSVLRVTVLDINDNAPHFERYAYQGTVEENSPAGTSILQVRATDVDMGENSRIEYTFAQAADNARRLLRLDKNTGWITVQGSVDREQFSQFRFYVHARDKGPIPKQDRASVVITVRDTNDNAPAIDIRGIGLVTHRDGVASIDEDAPVDSPVALVQVSDRDEGENAAVTCIVAGDVPFQLKPASESSSEKKKKFFLQTTTALDYEKVREYLIQIVAVDSGNPPLSSTNTLKVKVVDVNDNAPSFAQSRMQVGILENNRPPTSLLRVEATDADSGSNAELLYSLYPDPTIQNLFQINPDTGEVRAISVLDRELRERYEFKVAAADKGTPSLKGTATVVVNVLDENDNDPRFMLNAYNFSVRENLPPSSPVGMVTVTDLDKEANARFTLFVEPDNGEFEIQNGTGTILSRVSFDRERQSTYTFQLKAIDGGMPPRSAYVSVIINVLDENDNTPFITQPSNSSFQHISPLTPIGTLVERVKAEDMDIGPNANLTYEIVGGNPFDLFRISAVGNVTLEKELMRRHYGLHRLVVQVRDGGTPARFATALVHLYVNDTMANVSLVEALVGHSLNTPLNVDIAGDPEYEKSKQRSNVLFGVIAGIIAVTLVIVVVVLIRYCRQKEAKSGYQAGKKETKDLYTPKQTSKNTKHKVKKSKPSKPSKPLDVEESGAQRGLQFNLINESSTDSPRIHLPLNCNPGSPDLGRHYRSNSPLPSIQLHPQSPTAGKKHQVVQDLPAANTFVGTGDSNSTGSDQYSDYSYKTNPPKYNKQKYTLTLFAALFSGNANLWNNVENNENWKEGKGKKERKKERKKERKKERKKERKKEREREKEKERKADRKEGSFRIEE; this is encoded by the exons AtgcgagggagggagagaaggagagagagagggtggaagagaaagagagagagagggtggaagagaaacagagagaaagCGAGCGGACAGCGCCaagcacagagagagaaaaaaaaacaagcaaaactcCCAGACCCAATGCTGCAGGCTTTCGCTTTgctactgacccactctctcgcCGAG CTGGCAGCGCACTTGTTGACGCCGATGGCTCGGCCGCTCGCCCCCTCCCTTCGCGGCTTGCTGCTCCTGTTGCCCCTGCTCGTCGCCCTGTACCCGGTCCCCGGCTGCGTGGCGCAGGGCTCGGTGAAGTTCACCTTCCCGGAGGAGCAGCCGCCCAACACGCTGATCGGTAACCCGGGCGAGACACTGGGTCTGGAGCGAGAGAACCGGCTATTCAAGTTGGAAACGGGCCAGCCTTACCTCCGGGTGGACGAGACGGGAGGCAACCTGTACACCACCGAGACCCCCATCGACCGCGAGCAGATGATGTGCGAGAGCCCCACCGAGTGCCAGCTCGAGTTCGAGATCTCGGTCACCGACACCATGTACAACGCTGCCACAGTGCTCGTGGAAGGCAAGATTTCGGTGCAGGACATTAACGACAACACTCCCACGTTCAGCTCCCCGGTCATCTCCATCTCCATTCCGGAACACACACCTCCGGGAACTCTGGTCAATATCCCCACGGCCAGCGACCGCGACGCCGGCACTAACGGAGTCGCCGGCTACGAACTGTTAGGCAACGAGGGACAGGGTCTGTTTAGCCTACAGGTGGCCGAGGAACATGGCGAAAAGTTGCCTCAGCTGATCGTCACCGGCTCGCTGGACAGGGAGCAACGGGACACTTACGATTTGACTGTGCGGGTGGTAGACGGGGGTCAGCCCCCCCGGAGCAGTACTTCGGTGTTGCGGGTCACCGTGCTGGACATTAACGACAACGCGCCCCACTTCGAAAGGTACGCCTACCAAGGCACGGTGGAGGAGAACAGCCCCGCCGGTACCTCCATCCTGCAGGTGAGAGCTACCGATGTTGACATGGGAGAGAACTCCCGCATCGAGTACACGTTCGCCCAGGCGGCGGATAATGCCCGCCGCCTACTCCGCCTGGACAAGAACACCGGCTGGATCACGGTGCAGGGATCGGTGGACCGCGAGCAGTTCAGCCAATTCAGGTTCTATGTGCACGCCCGCGACAAGGGTCCCATACCCAAACAGGACAGGGCGTCGGTGGTGATCACGGTGCGGGACACGAACGATAACGCGCCGGCGATCGACATCCGAGGCATCGGTCTGGTCACTCATCGGGACGGCGTGGCCAGCATTGACGAGGACGCGCCGGTCGACTCCCCCGTGGCTCTCGTCCAAGTGTCGGACCGCGACGAGGGGGAGAACGCGGCGGTGACTTGTATAGTGGCCGGGGACGTCCCTTTCCAGCTGAAACCCGCCAGTGAGTCGAGCAGCGAAAAGAAGAAGAAGTTCTTCCTGCAGACCACCACCGCCCTTGACTACGAGAAGGTGCGCGAGTACCTGATCCAGATCGTGGCAGTGGATTCGGGCAACCCTCCTCTTTCCAGCACCAACACTCTGAAGGTGAAGGTGGTGGATGTGAATGACAACGCGCCCAGCTTCGCGCAGAGCCGCATGCAGGTGGGGATCTTGGAGAATAACCGGCCCCCGACCTCCCTGCTGCGTGTGGAGGCCACGGACGCCGACAGCGGAAGCAATGCCGAGCTACTCTACTCCCTATATCCCGACCCGACCATCCAGAACTTGTTCCAGATTAACCCGGACACGGGCGAGGTGAGAGCCATCTCGGTGCTGGACCGCGAGCTGAGGGAGCGCTACGAGTTCAAAGTCGCCGCCGCCGACAAGGGGACCCCTAGTCTGAAGGGGACAGCCACCGTTGTGGTCAATGTGCTGGACGAGAACGACAACGATCCCCGGTTCATGCTTAACGCCTACAACTTTTCGGTGCGGGAGAACTTGCCCCCGTCCAGTCCAGTGGGCATGGTGACGGTGACGGACCTGGACAAGGAGGCGAATGCGCGGTTCACCCTGTTCGTAGAACCGGATAATGGCGAGTTTGAGATCCAGAACGGCACGGGTACCATACTCTCTCGGGTCTCCTTCGACCGGGAGCGCCAGAGCACCTACACTTTCCAGCTGAAGGCAATAGACGGCGGAATGCCCCCCAGGTCAGCCTATGTCAGTGTTATCATTAATGTTTTGGATGAAAACGACAACACACCCTTCATCACCCAACCATCCAATTCCTCCTTCCAACACATCAGTCCTCTCACCCCCATTGGCACACTAGTGGAACGAGTCAAAGCCGAAGACATGGACATTGGCCCCAATGCTAACTTGACTTATGAGATCGTTGGAGGTAACCCCTTTGACCTGTTCCGCATCTCCGCTGTCGGGAACGTGACCCTGGAGAAGGAACTCATGCGCAGGCACTACGGGTTGCACCGGCTTGTGGTCCAGGTGAGGGATGGGGGCACGCCAGCCCGCTTCGCCACCGCTTTGGTTCACTTGTATGTCAACGACACCATGGCCAACGTTAGCCTGGTGGAAGCTCTGGTGGGCCACAGCCTCAACACCCCGTTGAACGTAGACATCGCCGGAGACCCCGAGTACGAGAAGAGCAAGCAACGGAGCAACGTCCTGTTCGGAGTGATCGCTGGGATTATCGCAGTCACGCTGGTGATCGTGGTGGTGGTCCTGATCCGCTACTGTAGGCAGAAGGAAGCCAAGAGTGGATACCAGGCCGGCAAAAAGGAAACCAAGGATTTGTACACACCCAAACAGACCAGTAAAAATACCAAGCACAAAGTTAAGAAAAGCAAGCCGTCCaaaccctccaaacctctggaCGTCGAGGAGAGCGGCGCCCAGAGGGGATTACAATTCAACTTGATCAACGAATCGAGCACTGACAGTCCACGGATTCACCTGCCACTGAACTGTAACCCGGGTAGCCCCGACCTAGGGAGACACTACAGGTCgaactctcctctcccttccatcCAGCTACACCCGCAGTCCCCGACTGCGGGGAAAAAGCACCAAGTCGTACAAGACCTGCCCGCAGCCAACACCTTCGTCGGGACTGGGGACAGCAACTCTACTGGCTCGGACCAGTACTCAGATTACAGCTACAAGACCAATCCGCCCAAGTACAACAAACAG
- the LOC140739251 gene encoding protocadherin-1-like isoform X8, translating into MRGRERRRERGWKRKRERGWKRNREKASGQRQAQREKKKQAKLPDPMLQAFALLLTHSLAELAAHLLTPMARPLAPSLRGLLLLLPLLVALYPVPGCVAQGSVKFTFPEEQPPNTLIGNPGETLGLERENRLFKLETGQPYLRVDETGGNLYTTETPIDREQMMCESPTECQLEFEISVTDTMYNAATVLVEGKISVQDINDNTPTFSSPVISISIPEHTPPGTLVNIPTASDRDAGTNGVAGYELLGNEGQGLFSLQVAEEHGEKLPQLIVTGSLDREQRDTYDLTVRVVDGGQPPRSSTSVLRVTVLDINDNAPHFERYAYQGTVEENSPAGTSILQVRATDVDMGENSRIEYTFAQAADNARRLLRLDKNTGWITVQGSVDREQFSQFRFYVHARDKGPIPKQDRASVVITVRDTNDNAPAIDIRGIGLVTHRDGVASIDEDAPVDSPVALVQVSDRDEGENAAVTCIVAGDVPFQLKPASESSSEKKKKFFLQTTTALDYEKVREYLIQIVAVDSGNPPLSSTNTLKVKVVDVNDNAPSFAQSRMQVGILENNRPPTSLLRVEATDADSGSNAELLYSLYPDPTIQNLFQINPDTGEVRAISVLDRELRERYEFKVAAADKGTPSLKGTATVVVNVLDENDNDPRFMLNAYNFSVRENLPPSSPVGMVTVTDLDKEANARFTLFVEPDNGEFEIQNGTGTILSRVSFDRERQSTYTFQLKAIDGGMPPRSAYVSVIINVLDENDNTPFITQPSNSSFQHISPLTPIGTLVERVKAEDMDIGPNANLTYEIVGGNPFDLFRISAVGNVTLEKELMRRHYGLHRLVVQVRDGGTPARFATALVHLYVNDTMANVSLVEALVGHSLNTPLNVDIAGDPEYEKSKQRSNVLFGVIAGIIAVTLVIVVVVLIRYCRQKEAKSGYQAGKKETKDLYTPKQTSKNTKHKVKKSKPSKPSKPLDVEESGAQRGLQFNLINESSTDSPRIHLPLNCNPGSPDLGRHYRSNSPLPSIQLHPQSPTAGKKHQVVQDLPAANTFVGTGDSNSTGSDQYSDYSYKTNPPKYNKQEVRRFLTTSEV; encoded by the exons AtgcgagggagggagagaaggagagagagagggtggaagagaaagagagagagagggtggaagagaaacagagagaaagCGAGCGGACAGCGCCaagcacagagagagaaaaaaaaacaagcaaaactcCCAGACCCAATGCTGCAGGCTTTCGCTTTgctactgacccactctctcgcCGAG CTGGCAGCGCACTTGTTGACGCCGATGGCTCGGCCGCTCGCCCCCTCCCTTCGCGGCTTGCTGCTCCTGTTGCCCCTGCTCGTCGCCCTGTACCCGGTCCCCGGCTGCGTGGCGCAGGGCTCGGTGAAGTTCACCTTCCCGGAGGAGCAGCCGCCCAACACGCTGATCGGTAACCCGGGCGAGACACTGGGTCTGGAGCGAGAGAACCGGCTATTCAAGTTGGAAACGGGCCAGCCTTACCTCCGGGTGGACGAGACGGGAGGCAACCTGTACACCACCGAGACCCCCATCGACCGCGAGCAGATGATGTGCGAGAGCCCCACCGAGTGCCAGCTCGAGTTCGAGATCTCGGTCACCGACACCATGTACAACGCTGCCACAGTGCTCGTGGAAGGCAAGATTTCGGTGCAGGACATTAACGACAACACTCCCACGTTCAGCTCCCCGGTCATCTCCATCTCCATTCCGGAACACACACCTCCGGGAACTCTGGTCAATATCCCCACGGCCAGCGACCGCGACGCCGGCACTAACGGAGTCGCCGGCTACGAACTGTTAGGCAACGAGGGACAGGGTCTGTTTAGCCTACAGGTGGCCGAGGAACATGGCGAAAAGTTGCCTCAGCTGATCGTCACCGGCTCGCTGGACAGGGAGCAACGGGACACTTACGATTTGACTGTGCGGGTGGTAGACGGGGGTCAGCCCCCCCGGAGCAGTACTTCGGTGTTGCGGGTCACCGTGCTGGACATTAACGACAACGCGCCCCACTTCGAAAGGTACGCCTACCAAGGCACGGTGGAGGAGAACAGCCCCGCCGGTACCTCCATCCTGCAGGTGAGAGCTACCGATGTTGACATGGGAGAGAACTCCCGCATCGAGTACACGTTCGCCCAGGCGGCGGATAATGCCCGCCGCCTACTCCGCCTGGACAAGAACACCGGCTGGATCACGGTGCAGGGATCGGTGGACCGCGAGCAGTTCAGCCAATTCAGGTTCTATGTGCACGCCCGCGACAAGGGTCCCATACCCAAACAGGACAGGGCGTCGGTGGTGATCACGGTGCGGGACACGAACGATAACGCGCCGGCGATCGACATCCGAGGCATCGGTCTGGTCACTCATCGGGACGGCGTGGCCAGCATTGACGAGGACGCGCCGGTCGACTCCCCCGTGGCTCTCGTCCAAGTGTCGGACCGCGACGAGGGGGAGAACGCGGCGGTGACTTGTATAGTGGCCGGGGACGTCCCTTTCCAGCTGAAACCCGCCAGTGAGTCGAGCAGCGAAAAGAAGAAGAAGTTCTTCCTGCAGACCACCACCGCCCTTGACTACGAGAAGGTGCGCGAGTACCTGATCCAGATCGTGGCAGTGGATTCGGGCAACCCTCCTCTTTCCAGCACCAACACTCTGAAGGTGAAGGTGGTGGATGTGAATGACAACGCGCCCAGCTTCGCGCAGAGCCGCATGCAGGTGGGGATCTTGGAGAATAACCGGCCCCCGACCTCCCTGCTGCGTGTGGAGGCCACGGACGCCGACAGCGGAAGCAATGCCGAGCTACTCTACTCCCTATATCCCGACCCGACCATCCAGAACTTGTTCCAGATTAACCCGGACACGGGCGAGGTGAGAGCCATCTCGGTGCTGGACCGCGAGCTGAGGGAGCGCTACGAGTTCAAAGTCGCCGCCGCCGACAAGGGGACCCCTAGTCTGAAGGGGACAGCCACCGTTGTGGTCAATGTGCTGGACGAGAACGACAACGATCCCCGGTTCATGCTTAACGCCTACAACTTTTCGGTGCGGGAGAACTTGCCCCCGTCCAGTCCAGTGGGCATGGTGACGGTGACGGACCTGGACAAGGAGGCGAATGCGCGGTTCACCCTGTTCGTAGAACCGGATAATGGCGAGTTTGAGATCCAGAACGGCACGGGTACCATACTCTCTCGGGTCTCCTTCGACCGGGAGCGCCAGAGCACCTACACTTTCCAGCTGAAGGCAATAGACGGCGGAATGCCCCCCAGGTCAGCCTATGTCAGTGTTATCATTAATGTTTTGGATGAAAACGACAACACACCCTTCATCACCCAACCATCCAATTCCTCCTTCCAACACATCAGTCCTCTCACCCCCATTGGCACACTAGTGGAACGAGTCAAAGCCGAAGACATGGACATTGGCCCCAATGCTAACTTGACTTATGAGATCGTTGGAGGTAACCCCTTTGACCTGTTCCGCATCTCCGCTGTCGGGAACGTGACCCTGGAGAAGGAACTCATGCGCAGGCACTACGGGTTGCACCGGCTTGTGGTCCAGGTGAGGGATGGGGGCACGCCAGCCCGCTTCGCCACCGCTTTGGTTCACTTGTATGTCAACGACACCATGGCCAACGTTAGCCTGGTGGAAGCTCTGGTGGGCCACAGCCTCAACACCCCGTTGAACGTAGACATCGCCGGAGACCCCGAGTACGAGAAGAGCAAGCAACGGAGCAACGTCCTGTTCGGAGTGATCGCTGGGATTATCGCAGTCACGCTGGTGATCGTGGTGGTGGTCCTGATCCGCTACTGTAGGCAGAAGGAAGCCAAGAGTGGATACCAGGCCGGCAAAAAGGAAACCAAGGATTTGTACACACCCAAACAGACCAGTAAAAATACCAAGCACAAAGTTAAGAAAAGCAAGCCGTCCaaaccctccaaacctctggaCGTCGAGGAGAGCGGCGCCCAGAGGGGATTACAATTCAACTTGATCAACGAATCGAGCACTGACAGTCCACGGATTCACCTGCCACTGAACTGTAACCCGGGTAGCCCCGACCTAGGGAGACACTACAGGTCgaactctcctctcccttccatcCAGCTACACCCGCAGTCCCCGACTGCGGGGAAAAAGCACCAAGTCGTACAAGACCTGCCCGCAGCCAACACCTTCGTCGGGACTGGGGACAGCAACTCTACTGGCTCGGACCAGTACTCAGATTACAGCTACAAGACCAATCCGCCCAAGTACAACAAACAG